Part of the Lolium rigidum isolate FL_2022 chromosome 6, APGP_CSIRO_Lrig_0.1, whole genome shotgun sequence genome, CTGAGAAGAAGTATCTTGTTTGAAGATTGTACACTTGCATTTGTCCAGTGAGAAAAGTCGAATTATGTCATTGTCATGTATATATGCTTGGATATTGCAAGTGATTTGCAGTATGTGCAGGGTATTGAATCTTGCACCATTTAGTCTTGCACCATTTAGGATCAAAGTCTTTCATACCTAAGTTGGTAGTGCTTGTTGTAAAAATACGAGTTTAACTTGCCGTACGCCTTTGCCTTCTCAAAATCTATTTTCAGAGGAACGTGCTCAAGCTTTTTCCGGTCAAGCTCGTGAATTTTTTCGTGGAAGAACAGGTTGAAATCGGTAAAAAGTTGGCGTGGTTGCAGTCTGGCGCAGGTACAACCATCGGGCTTAGGATTAATAATACTGTAGCAGGCCGGCCCACGTGTGCCAGCTATTGCTGTTTTTGGCAAAGATTTGTGCTCCACATGTTTCCCGTTTTAGAAATATAATCTGGTCTGAGCCATAGCTGCCAAGTTTCCTGTAGAGAAGAAACGGGGGCAAAAACGGGGGACAGGATTTGGAGGCTGGCAAAAACAGGAAACAACAGGATCCGCATCTCTAGATCGAATCTTATTCATCGGGGACGCGAACCCTGTCGTTTTGGTATGGTAAACCCGGTATGGTAATAATTTCGACTCCTAAATCCGAAGTTTAGCttattgcattttttttttgtcaaaaaccCTTTGCTGTAAAACCATCTTGCGTCCACGTACCACACTCACATGTATTGCTGAAAGATGCTCAGTACAATATCGTTAATATCATACAATAATGTACATTGTAAAAAACTGCCATGTGTGATCTGGTTGTCGTAAAATACAAGGTGTATGCATTATGGTAAAGTAAGTGCACTTGAGAACCGTCTTGTAACTAGCTGAATGCGAACCACATTGTCTATGCCTCTATGGAACAGCTATACAGGAAGGACATCGCTAATTCAACTGAAAAAAAGGTAAACCGAAAACCCACATAAACAGCGACATAATCTCTAGTTCTTAGCTCGCAAAGGCCAATGCGCGTCAGCCATCACCGCTTCGATTTCCCAGGTCTCTCTTGGGCAATTTGTCATGTTCTTGCATCCTCGGGCCGTCACATACAAATTACTCTCAATACGAACGCCACCAAACCTTTTATAATTTTCAATCTCTTCCCACTTGAAGAACTTTGAGGAAATTGGGTCATCTCTAACGGGCCCCAGCAAAGCATCAATGAAGTAACAGCCTGGTTCGACAGTAATAACCATCCCTTCTTTAAGTTCTCTAATGGTTCGCAAGGCGCTTAGTCCTGGCTCCTTTGGCCTCTCCGAGCCTTCAGGGTAGCCTCCAACATCATGGGTGTCAATTCCAAGTAAGTGTCCAAGACCATGAGGCATGAAAAGAGCTCCCAGCCTTCGAGCCATCATATCGCCAATATCACCTTGGATGATGTTTTCTTTCTCTAAAGATTCCAATATTCTTTGCTCTGCCAGCTTGTGCATATCAATCCATTTTACTCCCGGGCGCATGTGTGATATAACGGCATTATGAGCCTCAAGGACAGCATTGTATACTACCGTCTGGTGTCTGTTAAATCTCCCATTTATAGGGTATGAACATGTGATGTCGGAGCCATAGAAATGGTATTCAGCTCCCATGTCCATCAGAGCCATGTCTCCGTCCATTAGTGTTCGGTCATTTGGAGCTGCAGCATGTCCATAATGTAGTACAGAACTGTTCTCTCCGGTAGCACATATACAAGTGTAGGAGCAATGTCGGCAGGCTCCGTACATGTAAGCGTGATGAAGAAAGATGCTTTCTAATTGAAATTCCTTCATTCCTGGTTTTGCTTGTCTCATAACCTCAATGTGTGCTTCCGAGCTAACATCATTAGCGTACTGAAGGACGGCAAGCTCCATGTCAGACTTTATAACACGACACTCAGTTATGATAGGATGAAGCGTGGTCGAGTCGGTGTCGAAGTACTTGTCCATGCCTTCAAAGCTAGCAGGTTTCGAGTAATTTCCACTGTCGGTGCTCTTTCCATGTAAGAGGAAAAGAAGAGGCTTCCCACGCTCATCACTGAACTGATTTTGCAAAACCTGTGCAAGCTCATCAACATAGAAGGCCTTGTCAACCTTGTACATATCCTTGAAATAAGACGATGGTTTTATTTGACCCATCCAGACAGCGTAGGCAGGTGGCAACCTTGGAGCGAATAGGATGGACTGCCCGGAGGCAATGTCGACTGCGCCATAGAAGCCGGGCTCTCGCACGCCGAAGAGATAGGCGAAGTAGCTCTCCTGCCTGAAAAGCTCGACGTGATCGGTAGAGTCACGAGTCCGCTCCTCGCCGCCCTGGAGGAGGACAAGGCCACGGAGAGGGCGGGTGGAGGCGGAGAGATGGGCACGGAGCGCAGCGACGAGTCGCTCGCGGTTGCCAGCGTGCAATTCCATTGGCACTCTGGGTGGAGCGAGAGCGGAGGAGACCTGCTTCTCCGGCGTCTTCCGACGACTCGTCCGATCGGCCACCGTCTTACAGGCCAGGCCCAAGAGACCCTGCACGTCGAGGTAGTTGGCGGCGAGGATGAGGCTCATCAACGTGTCATGGTCCATTCCGCCGACGAAGTCGGCGTCGAAGCGCTCCAGGTCGGGGTTGACGACGGCATGCCCGGCCGCGTAGTGACAGGTGCAGTAGTCGACAACGCGAGCGAGGATGCGGCCGGTCACCTTAGGCAGCGGGATCACGCCGGCGCCCGCGCCGTCGTCCTCCAGCATGTCCCGGATCAGCATGGACGCCGCCGCCATAGTCTCTGCCTGGACCACGAGCTCCTCGCCGTCCGAGCTGCGGAGCATCACGGTTTTGCTGCTAGTCACCATTATTGCGATCGCTCTCACTCCGATAGAACTTGATCGATCGGATATATCGCGTGTACTAATCGGATGAATCGATCGGTGGGTCAAAGAATACTAGAGATGCGGCACGCGCCCAAATATATACTGTATAAATCAGGGGAAGTCGGCAGCGCGGTCGATGGACACATATTCGAGTCCGAATCGGTCACGAGTCTGAGTTTGTACCGACTGTTAGAGTATATTTGGTAGTTATAGATTACACGGGATTGTATTAGGATTGTTTCCATATTCTCCCTAGGAGGTTTCTTAGCTTTCAAgtcttgtactctatatatactcacccatgaggtgcaatacaacatccatcatattccgccaatctcttctccctctatccttctacatggtatcagagcggcacgctccttgacctaaCCGCCGCAaagtttccgcgccgcgccgcccccggggaggtcgatctccatgatctactccgggggccgcgcaactcgtatgagggttcgtccgccgatccgttgatccgctgccctcgagtctttttttccaatccgtagattggttttctttttgctccgccggtcgctcgaccggcgttttcttttttggtttaccgatcatagatcggattgagtcgcccaccaccgccgtcaccgcgcgcctctactccgacaacgacatcgatctataccggccatcttcatcaaccgcgcggcacggccgcacgcgtcacacacgggacgcctacgtgcgacgcagcaggctgtctcgcccgcgcggtctccatcgccggtcaGTCTTtgccgtcatcgcccgggacatcaccgacaacgtcgccaacgactccaatctgcggcacgtcgtccacgctatggcgcgtacagcgccgccgtcggtctgatcaaccgaccgcgcgcacgtctccgccaagcacgtccccgagcacgcgcctaccaccgatcgagctacgggctgccgctgcgtcgccccttcaggtcgcagcgccgccgcctttggtccacgctgctagccaacgacgcgccttctgaggcgcgtacatcgctggtggcgtcccaccgctgcaccgactcgcgccctgcagctacgccagcccctcaggccgtggcgtcgccgcacgcggtcgccttcgccgtcccccgcgcgtcgatgtccgaggccaccacgcgcgccgccccttcggcgcgggtcgcctccatccgcgcatggtcttcgtcacgccgctgggtcttcctcgcctacttcgtgtaccgccgccgcgcccccaccccaggtcgccgctgggctcgccaacctcttcaggtcgcgctgggctcgccgaccaccgcaacgcccaTCTAGGCGTCCAGCttgaccacccctggtcaccgctgggttcgccgccttctacgtcttcgtacactacagcttcgccgccagcgtcctcgcctcttccccgactacgtcacctgctactctactccgacacccgtcgtcgagactcgcctcttccccgactacaccacctgctcctcttctccgacacccgtcgtcgagacctcctctactagtctactccgacatggcgcgcactttgtaatgttccctaccctcgcatgcccggtactggcaacaccggaagtgccttcgtccccgacacgttcccgagtctggcaaactcgcgTCGGACGTCTtgccttcatcggcttcgacaacgtcttcttcggcatcgcctctacgactgcctcgaccgcgtcaccgacttcttctatgtgtactcggttctggcaaaaccgaagtatgccttcgtccccgacgtgcgcctggttctggcaaaactagggccgcacctcgtcctcgacggctcggaccgcatcgacttcggcatcgaccatctccacgactgcctcgacgcgtctccgtcactctcctcgcgcactatgcgcttgcggcttcatgtgcggctacctcgacaccggcacccacgacgacatcgaccacggcatccctcgcgcggctaccccgaccaaggttgcaccacccaacgctctcggctccctcgacatcggcacaagggctaccacctcgcctgcgcctcaccagcttcctctacagtccaagcatccgcgacgcaactccgtccacgacgctcccgctatgactgcgggggagtgtcagcccgttgcttcctaccttcggcttctctcctgtctgaccgtccgcgacgctactgttgttcacgtcgctaccgctacgactgcgggggagtgttagagtatatttggtagttatagattacacgggattgtattaggattgtttccatattctccctaggaggtttcttagctttcaagtcttgtactctatatatactcacccatgaggtgcaatacaacatccatcatattccgccaatctcttCTCCCTCTATCCTTCTACACCGACAAGTTAATAACGTGCGACAAAGGGTCCTTTTTTGCGAATTACAAAgggttttttcttttattttgagtGGAACGTGCAGAAAACCTAGAGAGAAGTAGATGAAATTTTCGAAatgcaatggcttcaacttttctTCTGTTGCACCAGAGCGACCATTACCATGTCCGCGCCAACAAGCGTCCACCGCACCAAAGCTGCAGCTCGAGGAGGAACTTGACGACGGGCCATCATCCAAGCAGAACTTGAGGATTCAAAGGAGGAGGAGTCTTGCGGCAACGCCTCCAAGGTggtgtgtaacaccccaaaatttcaaaacaaagaaaaataaatttcccttattccaaaattttgagccaacaaaaacttggattgattttaAATTGTGTGCATAGTGTTCATACATGAATGTTTTGATGTTGCCATAAATGTTTGTTTGATATGTTTCTAAACCCAAAACCATGCCTATTGGATCAAAGataaacaaagcaaaagaaaataaaatataaaaatagaATCATGTATGAGCATATGGCCACATTTGCAAATATTAACCTATGCCATGTTTACTTTGCttagatggtttgaaaacatTAATAAACTCAACATAGTACTCATTGAACCCAAAACAATAACATTTGAgtcaaagaaaagcaaaacaaataaaaagaaaaagaaaaatcaaggcacatgtgataatggtcacttctgAAAATATTATcaggatgcctactttgagccactGTGGTTAttcttttctcaaccaagcaccaAAATCTTTTTGCCCAtcatccaagaacacatcaaggtgatcacattggtgttgaccaaccttgcTGAGTTATTCTCAAATGCTTATAATAAGCAACCAAAGTGACAACATTGAGACAGATtcaagatcacctcaaatttgatTTTCATCAAACCAACCtcattttgcaaaccaatgccaccaagAGATGTCAAATAATATTAGAGTCACACCCATgaaatattttggcaaaattcaaaataaaatctcttgcGGACATTTTGTCAAACACTTGGTGTGCACAAATCAGAGAAGTGCATACACTCTAAAAACCAGTGggttttagcctaaaccatcacTCCATTTGTGATCATTAGTGTCCCCTTGCACCCTCTGGATAATGCCATGCATTTGCATCACTGCTCACCTAGTGATCATGACAATGCCATGCCCATGTCACTCACCATGCCACCCCTCTCTCCTCTTATCCCTGGCTTacctcaccatgtcctggaggtaccCTCACTCTCTTGAGCACGACGGTACACGCCCTGGCCAAGGAGAGACCAGCTCTGCCCAGGCCAGGACGCGCCCACGTCACCTAGGGACGCCAGCGCGCGCACGGACGCGATCACCGCGCACGCCAGAGCACGACGTTCCCCATCGCTGTTGACCTCCCATCACCCTGCCCTTTCTCACCCACAACCACCATGGTTCCAGCTACCTCCCAGACACGGTCGTTTGGCCTGGAGCGTCCTGTAGCCGTCGCCATCGACGACGAAGTCCGTCGGACCCGTGACGGACACCGACGTCGCtcgatgaaggagatatgccctagaggcaataataaagtggttattatttatatctttatgtttatgataaatgtttatatatcatgctagaattgtattaaccgaaacattagtacatgtgtgatatgtagacaaacaagaagtccctagtatgcctcttaaactagcttgttgattaatggatgattagtttcataatcatgaacattggatgttattaataacaaggttatatcattgtgtgaatgatataatggacacacccaattaagcgtagcataagatctcgtcattaagttattttctataagctttcgatacatagttacctagtccttatgaccatgagatcatgtaaatcacttataccggaaaggtactttgattacaccaaacaccactgcgtaaatgggtggctataaaggtgggattaagtatccggaaagtatgagttgaggcatatggatcaacaatgggatttgtccatcccgatgacggatagatatactccgggccctctcggtggaatgtcgtctaatgtcttgcaagcatatgaatgagttcataagagaccacataccacggtacgagtaaagagtacttgtcggagacgaggttgaacaaggtatagagtgataccgaagatcaaacctcggacaagtaaaatatcgcgagacaaagggaattggtaatatatgtgaatggttcattcgatcactaaagtcatcgttgaatatgtgggagccattatggatctccagatcccgctattggttattggtcggagtgagtactcaaccatgtccgcatagttctcgaaccgtagggtgacacacttaaagttggatgttgaaatgatagttcttgaatatggaatgaagttggaatatttgttcgaagtcccggatgtgatcccggacatcacgaggagttccggaatggtccggagaataagattcatatataggatgtcattttatgtgaataaaatgtcgcggaaggttctatggaaggttctagaaggttctagaaaagtccggaagaaaccaccaaggaaggtggagtccacatgggactccacctccatggccggccaaccctagtggggaggagtcccaagtggaccccccttagggggccggccacccctcacatgggaggtggaaatcccaccctttgggtgggagtcctagttgggctaggtttcccctcttatggaaggttttggtttcgggtcttattcgaagacttggacaccaacacttgggatccacctatataatgaggggccaagggagggggccggccaccccaagaccacaagctggccgccccccatagagtggccggccacccctcccaaaccctagccaagctcctctcctccatattgcccgcatagcttagcgaagctccgccggacttcttcaccgccaccgacaccacgccgtcgtgctgtcggattcaagaggagctactacttccgctgcccgccggaacggggaggtggacgtcgtcttcatcaacaaccgaacgtgtgaccgagtacggaggtgctgcccgttcgtggcgccggaaccgatcgtgatcaagatcttctatgcgcttttgcaagcggcaagtgaacgtctaccgcagcaacaagagcctcctcttgtaggctttggaatctcttcaagggtgagactcgataccccctcgttgctaccgtcttctagattgcatcttggcttggattgcgtgttcgcggtaggaaattttttgttttctatgcaacgttgtcctacagtggtatcagagccgtgtctatgcatagatggttgcacgagtagaacacaatggtttgtgggcgttgatgctcttgttatctttagttgagtactttacatctttatggcatagtgggatgaagcggctcggactaactttacatgaccgcgttcatgagacttgttcctcgttcgacatgcaacttgtattgcataagaggctttgcgggtgtctgtctctcctactatagtaaagattcaatttactcttctattgacaacattagtatcaacgttgtggttcatgttcgtaggtagattagatctatatcgaaaaccctaaaccacgtaaaatatgcaaaccaaattagagagcgtctaacttgtttttgcagtggtttggtgatgtgatatggccataatgtgatgatgaatatgtatgagatgatcattattgtattgtggcaaccggcagagccttatggttgtttttaaatttcatgttgagtagtatttcaaagtagttgtaatagttgctacatggaggacaatcatgaagacggcgccattgaccttggtgcttcgccgacgatgatggagatcatgcccgaagatgatggagatcatgtccgtgctttggagatgaagatcaaaggcgcaaagacaaaaagggccatatcatatcacatatgaactcgcatgtgatgttaatccttttatgcatcttattttgcttagatcgcgacggtagcattataagatgatccctcactaaaatctcaagataataaagtgttcatccttagtagcaccgttatcaagtcttatcgtttcgaagcatctcgtgatgatcgggtgtgatagattcgataagtacatacaacgggtgcaagacagttttgcacatgcggatactaaggtggccttgacgagcctagcatgtacagacatggtctcggaacacgtgataccgaaaggtagagcatgaatcatatgattgatatgatgaacactttgagtgttcgccgttgaaattacaccttttctcgtgatgatcgatttgaggtgcgatggatttggttcgtgtgatcactaagacaatgcgagggatattgttttgagtgggagttcacctagatttttaattatattgaattaaaatttgaactcaatttgtcataaacttagtctaaactattgcaaatatatgttgtagagatggcgtcctcaatcaattttaaccagcttcctagagaaagaaaagcttaagagcaacggtagcaacttcaccgatcggttccgtcatgtgatgatcttcctctccggcggaaatctgcaatatgtgcttgatgcaccgctaggtgaccctcctgcgaaaccgaaaccgatgaagtaaaagctgtttacgagactcggaaaactcggtactctcaagttcaggtgTGCCATCCTCGTGCAGtctcggaatccgatcttcaaaaacgttttgagcaccacgatcctcatgagttgatgaatgagctgaaagctatttttgagactcatgcggccgtggaatgctatgaagcatcgaaacatttcttcagctgtatgatggaagaaggcagctccattagtgagcacatgctcgccatgaccgggcatgcgaagaaactcgctgacttgggaatagtgattcctaacagatcggggattaatcgtgtccttcaatcaccgccaccaagttataagaactttgtgatgaactacaatatgcagaacatgaacaaggagttactcgaactctttggcatgctaaaagctgctgagattgagatcaagaaagagcaccaagtgttgatggtcaacaagaccaccagcttcaagaaacagggcaagtctaagggaaaattcaagaagggtggcaagaaagctgccacgcctcctatgaaacctaagaacggccctaagcccgatgccgagtgctattaccgcaaggagaagggacaccggaagcgtaattgctccaagtatttggcggatccgaagagcggccttgtcaagaagaagaaagaaggtatatctgatatacatgttatagatgtttatctcactagttctcgttctagtacctgggtatttgatactcggttcggttgctcatatttgtaactcgaaacaggaactaaagaataaacgacaaccgccgaaagatgaagtgacgatgcgcgttggaaacggatccaaggtcaatgtgatcgcagtcggcacacttcctctacatctaccttcgggattagttttatgcctaaataattgttattatgtacctgcgttgagcatgaacattatatctggatcttgtttaatgcaagacgattattcattcaagtctgagaataatggttgttctatttttatgaataatatcttttatggtcgagcaccacaaaagaatggcttatttctattagatctcgatagtagtgatacgcatatacataacattgatgctaagcgaattaaattgaatgataattctacttatatgtggcactcgtcgtcttggtcatattggagtgaaacgcatgaagaaactccataccgatggattacttgaatcacttgactttgagtcacttgatagatgcgaagcatgtctaatgggaaaaatgactaagactccattttctcggtatgatggagcgagctaccgacttattggaaatcatacataccgatgtgtgcggaccaatgagtgtagcatcgcgcggtggttatcgttatgttctaaccttcacggatgatccgagtagatatgggtatatctatttcatgaaacataaatccgaaacttttgagaagtttaaggaattccaaagtgaagtagaaaatcaacgtaacaagaagattaaatttctacgatccgatcgcggaggtgaatatctaagttatgagtttggcatgcatttaaagaaatgcggaatactttcacaattgacaccgccgggaacaccacaacgaaacggtgtgtccgaacgtcgtaatcgaactctcttagatatggttcgttctatgatgtctcttactgatttgccgttatcattttggagttatgcattagagacagccg contains:
- the LOC124664009 gene encoding SKP1-like protein 4 codes for the protein MVTSSKTVMLRSSDGEELVVQAETMAAASMLIRDMLEDDGAGAGVIPLPKVTGRILARVVDYCTCHYAAGHAVVNPDLERFDADFVGGMDHDTLMSLILAANYLDVQGLLGLACKTVADRTSRRKTPEKQVS
- the LOC124664008 gene encoding xaa-Pro dipeptidase-like, which codes for MELHAGNRERLVAALRAHLSASTRPLRGLVLLQGGEERTRDSTDHVELFRQESYFAYLFGVREPGFYGAVDIASGQSILFAPRLPPAYAVWMGQIKPSSYFKDMYKVDKAFYVDELAQVLQNQFSDERGKPLLFLLHGKSTDSGNYSKPASFEGMDKYFDTDSTTLHPIITECRVIKSDMELAVLQYANDVSSEAHIEVMRQAKPGMKEFQLESIFLHHAYMYGACRHCSYTCICATGENSSVLHYGHAAAPNDRTLMDGDMALMDMGAEYHFYGSDITCSYPINGRFNRHQTVVYNAVLEAHNAVISHMRPGVKWIDMHKLAEQRILESLEKENIIQGDIGDMMARRLGALFMPHGLGHLLGIDTHDVGGYPEGSERPKEPGLSALRTIRELKEGMVITVEPGCYFIDALLGPVRDDPISSKFFKWEEIENYKRFGGVRIESNLYVTARGCKNMTNCPRETWEIEAVMADAHWPLRASSSRPVASASTSSSAILVSSATFSALESLRRF